In Microbulbifer elongatus, the DNA window CGGCAACCCCCTGGCCGATGGCGATACCGTCACCGTCATCAAGGACCTGAAAGTGAAAGGTTCCTCTCTGGTGGTGAAGGTGGGCACCAAGGTCAAGAATATCCGCCTCGTGGACGGCGACCACGATATCGATTGCAAGATCGACGGTATCGGGCCCATGAAGCTCAAGTCCGAGTTCGTTAAAAAGGCCTGATAGCGGCGGGCGCCGCCCCCGGCGCCTGCCACACCGCGCCCATGCCCGGGTAATGGCTGCGTGTTGGAATCTGGACCAGACTTAGAGAAAGTTCTGGGGCCAGATAATGTTTGCCGACAATTTCTTTCACGCCGTTCCCCTGCCAGCGATCTATTTTTTCACCGTGTCCTGGGTGATTGTCACCCTCTGGTTCGGGCTGGTACTGGGGCGGCGATATATGCGCAGGCAGGGCTCTGAAAAGGAGCCCTCCATAGGCAGCGCAGTGACGGCAACACTGGGACTGCTGGCGTTTCTGCTCGCCTTCACCTTCAACATGACTGCGGACCGTTACAACAAACGCAAGGCTCTGTTGCTGGACGAGGTGAACGCGATCCACACCGCCTATCTCCACGCCGATTTTTTAAAACCGCCGGCAGCCCGTCAAGCACGGGCACTGCTGCTGGAATACGCCACCCTGCGCTACTTCGAGCCTACCAGTGAGGCGGTAACCCGGGAGGCTATTGCCAGAAGTGTGGCGATACAGGAGGGGCTGTGGGGACTGGTGGACGGGCATATTGCAGAGGGGTACCAGGGTGCCTATCTGCGTCAGTATGTGGATCCGGTGAGTGACATCATCAACTCGCACACGGCGCGGGTGGTGGTGGGAATGGAGTACCGGATACCGGGTCCCATCTGGCTGGCGCTCTACTTCATCACTGGTTTGGCGATGCTGGCGATTGGTTTCCAGTTCGGTGTGAGCCGCAGCGGCTCGGTGCAGCTGGCGGTGACGCTCGGATTGACCTTCGGCACCGTGATTTTACTGATTGCCGATCTGGATCGCGCGCTGGAGGGCGTGATCATCGTCGATCAGACGCCCATGGCGGAATTGCGGGATACCCTGCGGGCTGCGGAAGCCAGGCGTTAGCTGGCTGGTTTGTCGCCCGGTTTCTGCGGCTCGTCGAGTTCCAGTGGAGAGGTATTGCGTGGCGGTAACAGTGGCGTATCCTCGGCGATAAATTCCCGCATAAAGATCTCCCAGAATGCCATAAACAGTGCTGCCAGCAATGGCCCAATGGCGAAACCGGAGATGCCGAACATCAACAGACCACCCACCGTTGAGAACAGCACGATGTAGTCCGGCAACTTGGTGTCGCGGCCGACGAGGATCGGGCGCAGGATATTGTCTACCAGACTGATTACCATCACCCCGTAAAGCATCAAGACCGTGGCTTTCACGGTATCGCCGGTGGCATACAGATACAGGGCGGCGGGGAACCAGATAATCGCCGCGCCCACGGCGGGCAGCAGCGACAGCACCGTCATCACTACGCCCCATAACAGTGGCGCGGGCAGTCCGAGCACCCAGAAAATAATACCGCCCAGGGTTCCCTGGGTGACGGCGACCACGAGGTTGCCCTTGATGGTAGCGCGGGTGACCTCGGCAAACTTTGCCAGCAGCAGCTTTTCCCGTTCATCACCCAGTGGTAGCGCGCGGATCAGCAGTGCCACCAGTGCATTGCCATCGCGAATCAGGAAAAAGGTGAGATACAGCATCAGGCCGAGGCTGACGAAAAAGTTCAGTGTGTTCTGGCCCAGTGC includes these proteins:
- a CDS encoding zinc ribbon domain-containing protein YjdM, with product MSELPNCPQCQSAYTYEDRDLYVCPECGHEWRAGDSEEDEGLKIKDANGNPLADGDTVTVIKDLKVKGSSLVVKVGTKVKNIRLVDGDHDIDCKIDGIGPMKLKSEFVKKA
- a CDS encoding bestrophin-like domain, translating into MFADNFFHAVPLPAIYFFTVSWVIVTLWFGLVLGRRYMRRQGSEKEPSIGSAVTATLGLLAFLLAFTFNMTADRYNKRKALLLDEVNAIHTAYLHADFLKPPAARQARALLLEYATLRYFEPTSEAVTREAIARSVAIQEGLWGLVDGHIAEGYQGAYLRQYVDPVSDIINSHTARVVVGMEYRIPGPIWLALYFITGLAMLAIGFQFGVSRSGSVQLAVTLGLTFGTVILLIADLDRALEGVIIVDQTPMAELRDTLRAAEARR
- a CDS encoding AI-2E family transporter, whose protein sequence is MQERLERRSFIFTLALVTVAFALLLKPFFTAIFWACAVALIFHPLYRYLLNRFPRWPNLTALTTLILCIVVVVIPVLLVASSFISEVAALYHKVQSGEINLGAKVEQIRQAFPGINAALERFGLNFDGLKERLLGGLMAAGSLIAKNALALGQNTLNFFVSLGLMLYLTFFLIRDGNALVALLIRALPLGDEREKLLLAKFAEVTRATIKGNLVVAVTQGTLGGIIFWVLGLPAPLLWGVVMTVLSLLPAVGAAIIWFPAALYLYATGDTVKATVLMLYGVMVISLVDNILRPILVGRDTKLPDYIVLFSTVGGLLMFGISGFAIGPLLAALFMAFWEIFMREFIAEDTPLLPPRNTSPLELDEPQKPGDKPAS